In uncultured Desulfobacter sp., one DNA window encodes the following:
- a CDS encoding PDDEXK nuclease domain-containing protein, whose protein sequence is MDSNDQQLNFQYLVSTIQAVHQDLASSAGKAVNVSLSLRNWLIGCYISEYQLNGVDRAGYGDQLFAKLAQKLTGISNCNRRQLYRYLKFYRLYPQIVGTLPPQFQNYLPLNLKGQKVGTSPLLTTSAETLLQCLSYSHIDLLVDLDDDTKRIFYEIESVRGGWSVRELRRQISSLYYERAGLSHDKNKLAKIADQFSKKTDCHFSVRDPYVFEFLGLTPAEVMTESHLEAQLIEKIQEFLLELGHGFCFESRQKRILIGGEHFFVDLVFYHRILKCHILVELKLESFNHENIGQLNTYVSWFKKHMITEGDNPPIGILLCTDKNHALAEYALAGMDNHLFVSKYMLQLPKKDEMEKFIEEKIKEIGP, encoded by the coding sequence ATGGACAGCAATGATCAGCAATTAAATTTTCAATATCTTGTCAGCACTATTCAAGCCGTTCACCAAGATCTGGCATCCAGCGCCGGCAAGGCGGTGAATGTCAGTTTAAGTCTTAGAAACTGGCTGATTGGTTGTTATATCAGTGAGTATCAATTGAATGGCGTGGACCGGGCAGGATATGGAGATCAGCTGTTTGCAAAGCTGGCCCAAAAACTGACAGGTATCAGCAATTGCAATCGCCGCCAACTTTACCGGTATTTGAAATTTTACCGGCTTTATCCCCAGATTGTGGGGACACTGCCCCCACAATTTCAAAATTATCTGCCTCTAAATCTGAAAGGTCAAAAAGTGGGGACGTCCCCACTTTTGACGACATCGGCGGAAACGTTGCTGCAATGTCTTTCATACAGCCATATCGATCTGCTCGTCGATCTGGATGATGATACCAAGCGCATTTTTTATGAAATTGAATCCGTCCGTGGGGGGTGGTCGGTCAGAGAGCTGAGACGTCAAATCAGCAGCCTGTATTATGAACGGGCAGGCCTGTCACATGATAAAAATAAGCTGGCAAAGATCGCGGATCAATTTTCAAAGAAAACAGACTGCCACTTTTCGGTGCGAGACCCGTATGTGTTTGAGTTTTTAGGCCTTACGCCCGCTGAAGTGATGACGGAGAGCCATCTTGAAGCCCAGTTGATCGAAAAAATTCAGGAATTCCTGCTGGAACTGGGCCATGGGTTCTGTTTTGAATCCAGGCAGAAACGTATTCTTATCGGCGGGGAACATTTTTTTGTTGATCTGGTGTTTTATCACCGTATCCTCAAATGCCATATTCTTGTTGAATTAAAGCTGGAAAGCTTTAACCATGAGAATATCGGCCAGCTCAACACCTATGTGAGCTGGTTTAAAAAACACATGATAACAGAAGGTGATAACCCGCCTATCGGCATCCTGCTGTGCACGGACAAAAACCATGCGTTGGCTGAATATGCCCTGGCTGGTATGGACAATCACCTTTTTGTATCCAAATATATGCTGCAACTGCCCAAAAAAGACGAAATGGAAAAATTTATCGAGGAAAAAATCAAAGAAATAGGACCCTGA
- a CDS encoding IS1634 family transposase, whose translation MISKFFRRLWQVEKPSSDCLLFDTTNYYTFMGSQTLSKIACRGKNKEGRHHLRQIGLGLLVARDTRLPLFYSIYPGNIHDSKHFESIMEEMFRVACDLNNTKERLTIVIDKGMNSEGNYTWIDEHSRVHFITTYSTYFAQELAATPLDRFEIADTARNRRLIDEERREECQLAYRTKKEYWGKERSVIITYNPRTARKKSYTFESKLDTIRQELLAMRTKVKEGAAHWKKAEDVQARYIRLCQRLHMAPDLFTLNFETSANGLNMSFRKDPYIVKQKKLMFGKNIIITDNTDWATKDIIEASLDRWQVEDRFRLSKNEDLVGVQPIRHWTDSKIKCHLFTCVAAMAYLRRIELKLKSAGIERTAENVMDDMKHLHSILTLPKGARKPTRRLETPSKTQAEVLSAFGHHINEGGVLQPVT comes from the coding sequence ATCATATCGAAGTTCTTCAGACGATTATGGCAGGTCGAAAAGCCTTCGTCTGATTGTCTGTTATTTGATACCACTAATTATTATACCTTCATGGGAAGCCAAACTTTGTCGAAAATTGCGTGCAGAGGTAAAAACAAGGAAGGCAGGCATCATCTCAGACAGATCGGCCTCGGCCTTTTGGTTGCACGAGACACCAGACTCCCTTTATTTTATTCGATTTACCCAGGCAATATTCATGATAGCAAGCACTTTGAATCAATCATGGAAGAAATGTTTAGGGTGGCATGCGACCTGAACAATACCAAAGAGCGACTTACAATCGTTATTGACAAAGGAATGAATTCTGAAGGGAATTACACCTGGATTGACGAGCATTCCAGAGTCCATTTTATTACGACATATTCCACTTATTTTGCCCAGGAGCTTGCGGCTACCCCACTCGACCGGTTTGAAATTGCAGATACTGCCCGCAACAGAAGACTGATTGATGAAGAGCGCCGGGAAGAGTGTCAATTGGCATATCGAACTAAAAAAGAATACTGGGGCAAGGAGCGGAGCGTTATCATAACTTATAATCCCAGGACAGCCCGAAAGAAATCATACACCTTTGAGAGCAAGCTTGATACGATCCGACAGGAATTGCTTGCAATGAGAACGAAGGTTAAAGAAGGAGCAGCTCACTGGAAGAAAGCTGAGGACGTACAAGCCAGATATATCCGATTGTGTCAAAGGCTTCACATGGCCCCCGATTTATTTACTCTGAATTTTGAAACATCAGCAAACGGCTTGAATATGAGCTTCCGAAAAGATCCATATATAGTGAAGCAAAAAAAGCTGATGTTCGGTAAAAATATTATCATCACAGATAATACGGACTGGGCGACAAAAGATATTATTGAAGCGAGTTTAGATCGATGGCAAGTTGAAGACCGCTTCCGTCTCAGTAAGAATGAAGACTTAGTAGGTGTGCAGCCGATCCGGCACTGGACTGACAGCAAAATTAAATGTCATTTATTTACATGTGTGGCCGCCATGGCTTACCTGCGTCGAATTGAATTAAAACTAAAGAGCGCCGGAATTGAACGGACAGCAGAGAACGTCATGGATGATATGAAGCATCTACATTCTATTCTGACTTTGCCGAAAGGGGCAAGAAAACCGACCAGGCGCCTTGAGACGCCGAGTAAGACCCAGGCCGAAGTCCTATCGGCCTTTGGCCATCATATTAATGAAGGTGGGGTCTTACAACCTGTTACCTGA
- a CDS encoding IS1 family transposase, which produces MNNIKTPISKVASALRLRGEGLGLRATGRVLRSNKSTIALWENRFADQKATLLLYGFCHEFISLTFEGDELYTIVGKRTMPSESEGWTAVIMERASRFIVDQRCGKKDTSLFKSVMKTVCGYIDHTDDLSFFSDGERRYGNMLFELCSEVFQTGKKGRPPRVLPKGVKVRVKNKGDQKHKKGRKRPKYQAPQREHLDTDQNLKESEIHANHLEAQNAAIRRKNSTFRRKTNTYAKTVKGLQRTLDVHQIIHNYVRPHWTTREVPAVALGILAKPLSLEGILSMQRAA; this is translated from the coding sequence ATGAATAATATTAAAACGCCAATCAGCAAGGTTGCATCTGCATTGAGACTTCGCGGTGAAGGCCTTGGGCTTCGAGCAACCGGCAGGGTATTGAGATCAAACAAAAGTACCATTGCACTATGGGAAAATAGATTTGCCGACCAGAAAGCCACATTGTTGCTATATGGTTTTTGTCATGAATTTATATCCCTGACATTTGAAGGAGATGAGCTCTACACCATTGTCGGTAAACGAACAATGCCATCGGAATCCGAAGGCTGGACAGCGGTCATTATGGAAAGAGCCAGTCGATTTATTGTCGACCAACGATGTGGGAAAAAAGATACATCATTATTCAAATCAGTTATGAAAACCGTATGCGGGTATATCGATCATACAGATGATTTATCGTTTTTTTCAGATGGTGAAAGACGATATGGTAATATGCTTTTCGAATTATGTTCCGAGGTTTTTCAAACCGGCAAAAAGGGGCGTCCTCCCAGAGTTCTTCCTAAAGGAGTCAAAGTTCGTGTTAAAAACAAAGGGGATCAAAAACACAAAAAAGGCCGTAAACGCCCAAAATACCAAGCTCCACAGCGAGAACATCTTGATACGGATCAAAATTTAAAGGAATCCGAAATCCATGCCAACCACCTTGAGGCTCAAAACGCTGCAATCAGGCGAAAGAATAGTACTTTCAGGAGGAAAACAAACACTTATGCAAAAACGGTAAAGGGCTTACAAAGAACACTGGATGTTCATCAAATAATTCACAACTATGTCCGTCCGCATTGGACGACAAGAGAGGTACCCGCTGTTGCTTTGGGAATATTAGCAAAACCGCTTTCTCTCGAAGGTATCTTATCCATGCAGAGAGCGGCATAA
- a CDS encoding BREX system Lon protease-like protein BrxL, with amino-acid sequence MPPRANIMELAPKGTGKSYIYSQLSRHAWLISGGVVTRAQLFYDMNRKQAGIISNFNAVILDEIQTIKLSNEGEIIGALKGYLESGEFRVMGFHGSSDSGFVILGNIPIIDGMPRDKNCFSELPNWLNGHDATALLDRFHALVPGWELPRIQSTSLCKSFALRADYFGEVLYTLRSKQEHMAFVKDHTQSHGDLRDTRAVRLLACGYLKLLFPNLDTVDLDEFNEYCLQPAIDLRSNMRRQMANVDPEFSPNIADIQAC; translated from the coding sequence GTGCCACCGCGGGCGAATATAATGGAACTGGCTCCTAAAGGAACAGGAAAATCATATATCTATAGCCAATTATCCCGACATGCCTGGCTGATCAGCGGAGGGGTCGTGACCCGGGCACAACTATTTTATGATATGAACCGCAAACAAGCCGGTATTATCTCGAATTTCAATGCGGTAATCCTTGATGAAATCCAAACGATTAAGCTAAGCAATGAGGGCGAAATTATAGGCGCATTAAAGGGGTATTTAGAGTCCGGTGAATTCAGGGTTATGGGATTTCATGGATCTTCTGATTCAGGGTTTGTTATACTTGGCAATATTCCGATTATAGATGGTATGCCAAGAGACAAAAACTGCTTCAGTGAGCTGCCCAATTGGCTCAATGGACATGATGCCACCGCATTGCTTGACCGGTTTCACGCTTTGGTTCCTGGTTGGGAGCTTCCGAGAATCCAATCAACTTCATTGTGTAAATCCTTCGCATTGAGAGCAGACTATTTTGGTGAAGTATTATATACTCTCAGGTCTAAGCAGGAACACATGGCCTTTGTAAAAGATCACACTCAATCACATGGAGATCTGAGAGATACCCGAGCTGTAAGATTATTGGCATGTGGATATCTTAAATTATTATTTCCCAATTTGGACACAGTTGATTTAGACGAATTCAATGAATATTGTTTGCAACCCGCCATAGATTTAAGATCTAATATGCGACGTCAAATGGCAAACGTTGATCCAGAATTCTCACCGAATATAGCTGATATCCAGGCTTGTTGA
- a CDS encoding transposase yields MTSLPSLNESDIRVSVQALVSCRTPDAGQIYTVCPDCNHTQLHPLSCGNRNCPHCQNHETSQWIDRQQNKQLPVQYFMVTFTLPCQFREVAYRNQRTVYSLMFSCVSSTLKEFGLNPRHLGAQIGMTMVLHTHSRRLDFHPHIHVVVPGGGVDPSRRQWKKKKGKYLFNRKALAKVFRARFLNGLNKENLPIPKGARSKWIVDCARVGTGMSALKYLSRYLYRGVISERNIIANQDGRVTFMYIDGKTKEMCRRTLKGEEFLHLILLHVLPRGFRRARDYGFLHGNAKKLLFLVQMILHVRIMAIVLRPRPVFKCPHCGKPMKILGIKPVGTG; encoded by the coding sequence TTGACCAGCCTGCCGAGCCTCAATGAGTCAGATATCAGGGTTTCCGTTCAGGCACTAGTTAGTTGCCGTACACCAGACGCCGGGCAGATTTATACGGTCTGTCCAGACTGCAATCATACACAACTGCATCCACTGTCCTGTGGAAACCGCAATTGTCCCCATTGTCAAAACCATGAGACAAGCCAATGGATTGACCGGCAGCAAAATAAACAGCTTCCCGTCCAGTATTTCATGGTAACTTTTACCTTGCCCTGTCAGTTCAGGGAAGTTGCATACCGGAATCAACGGACAGTTTATTCTCTGATGTTTTCATGTGTATCCAGCACGTTGAAAGAATTTGGGCTAAATCCCCGGCACCTTGGGGCCCAAATCGGTATGACCATGGTTCTTCACACTCATAGCAGAAGATTGGATTTTCACCCGCATATTCATGTAGTTGTTCCAGGTGGCGGTGTTGACCCATCCAGGCGGCAATGGAAAAAGAAAAAAGGCAAGTATTTGTTTAATCGAAAAGCCCTGGCCAAAGTTTTTCGGGCACGTTTCCTGAACGGATTGAACAAAGAGAATTTGCCAATTCCCAAAGGTGCTCGTTCCAAATGGATTGTCGATTGTGCCAGGGTCGGAACCGGCATGTCTGCCCTGAAGTACCTGTCCAGATATTTATACCGGGGAGTGATCAGCGAACGTAATATCATTGCCAATCAGGATGGCCGGGTTACCTTCATGTATATTGACGGTAAAACCAAAGAGATGTGCAGGCGAACCCTTAAAGGAGAGGAGTTTCTGCACCTGATCCTGCTTCATGTGTTGCCCAGGGGATTTCGTAGGGCAAGAGATTACGGCTTTCTTCACGGGAATGCCAAGAAATTGCTCTTCCTAGTACAGATGATTCTCCACGTTCGGATTATGGCAATAGTGCTTCGGCCAAGGCCTGTTTTTAAATGCCCCCATTGCGGGAAGCCTATGAAAATCCTCGGAATAAAGCCTGTCGGTACAGGATAG
- a CDS encoding ISNCY family transposase (programmed frameshift) has product MTFGQTPIDQIKIDMRARDEIPKLLLGLQHIFCHKTLRQKVFEILETIVPEDVNSKNGRPGMDLWKILVMGTVRLNCNWDYDKLQEIVNNHKTIRQMLGHGLMDDDDMYALQTLKDNVQLLTPEILDEINTLVVKEGHKLLGKKKDQALMGKCDSFVVETDVHYPTDINLLFDAIRKTIQSAAVICQSLGMSMWRQSEYNIRTFKKLFRQAQRLKHSTSKDEQKKTKRAQLIVETHRLYIKAAEQFIQKANLTIETIGSSNPIGVAQIKELIEYIDHAILQVDLIQRRVIQGEKIPHAEKVFSIFEPHTEWISKGKAGVPQELGLRVCIVEDKYGLILHHQVMEKETDDKVTVPIINAAQNKFNNLRGCSFDKGFYSPANKKELKGMLDILVLPKKGKRNKTELEEETADVFIQHRKKHSAVESAINGLENHGLDRCPDSGILGFKRYVSLSILARNLQIIGHHIQQKELKKLQRTERRKAS; this is encoded by the exons ATGACATTCGGGCAGACTCCCATCGACCAGATCAAAATTGACATGAGAGCCAGAGATGAAATTCCCAAGCTCCTTTTAGGGCTCCAGCACATTTTTTGCCATAAAACGCTTCGTCAGAAAGTTTTCGAAATTCTCGAAACCATAGTCCCAGAGGATGTTAATTCAAAAAATGGGCGACCCGGAATGGATCTATGGAAAATTCTTGTGATGGGAACAGTTCGGCTCAACTGCAACTGGGATTATGATAAACTTCAAGAAATCGTCAATAATCACAAGACAATAAGACAGATGCTTGGTCACGGGTTGATGGACGATGATGACATGTATGCGCTCCAAACCTTGAAGGACAATGTTCAGCTTTTAACCCCTGAGATTCTCGATGAAATCAATACGTTGGTTGTCAAAGAAGGACACAAGCTACTGG GTAAAAAAAAAGACCAGGCATTAATGGGAAAGTGTGACTCTTTTGTTGTTGAAACCGATGTTCACTATCCCACAGACATTAATCTGCTTTTTGATGCTATCAGGAAAACGATTCAGAGTGCCGCCGTTATATGCCAGAGCTTGGGAATGAGTATGTGGAGGCAATCAGAATATAATATCAGGACATTTAAAAAACTGTTTCGGCAAGCTCAGCGATTAAAACATTCCACTTCAAAAGATGAACAGAAAAAGACCAAAAGGGCTCAACTGATTGTTGAAACCCACAGATTATATATCAAAGCTGCTGAACAATTCATTCAAAAGGCGAATTTGACCATTGAAACCATTGGCTCATCTAATCCGATAGGCGTAGCGCAGATAAAAGAACTGATAGAATATATCGACCATGCAATCCTGCAAGTGGATCTGATTCAGCGGCGTGTTATTCAGGGTGAAAAGATACCACATGCCGAAAAGGTCTTTTCTATTTTTGAACCCCATACGGAATGGATTTCAAAGGGGAAGGCCGGTGTCCCCCAGGAATTGGGTCTGCGGGTTTGCATTGTAGAGGATAAATATGGCCTCATACTGCACCATCAAGTGATGGAGAAAGAAACCGATGATAAGGTAACCGTTCCCATTATTAATGCGGCTCAAAATAAATTTAACAACCTCAGGGGATGCAGCTTTGATAAAGGCTTTTATAGTCCTGCTAATAAAAAGGAGCTGAAAGGAATGTTGGATATTTTGGTGCTCCCGAAAAAGGGAAAACGGAACAAAACTGAACTTGAAGAGGAAACAGCAGATGTTTTCATCCAGCACCGAAAAAAACACTCTGCAGTGGAATCAGCAATCAATGGTCTGGAAAACCATGGTTTAGACCGGTGTCCGGATAGTGGCATCCTTGGATTTAAACGATATGTCAGTCTTTCGATTTTGGCAAGGAACCTCCAGATCATCGGGCACCATATACAACAAAAGGAATTGAAAAAGCTTCAACGGACAGAACGGCGCAAAGCCTCTTAA
- a CDS encoding tyrosine-type recombinase/integrase has protein sequence MRHSFATHLLEKGLSLRHIQALLGHARPETTARYAHLTDVTEKDCRTTINDLINTIHVDFWKV, from the coding sequence TTGCGCCACAGTTTTGCGACCCATCTGCTTGAAAAGGGCTTAAGCCTTCGCCACATCCAGGCCCTTCTTGGCCATGCCCGCCCTGAAACAACTGCACGTTACGCACACCTTACTGATGTCACGGAAAAGGACTGCAGGACGACCATCAATGATTTGATTAACACCATTCATGTAGATTTCTGGAAGGTTTAA
- a CDS encoding site-specific integrase: MNTSEVNRFNELYERHLKTLRLQGKAQKTIDAYSRAIRRVRDYFDCCPDKLEPEQLEDYFSDLVDSHSWSTVKIDRLGLQHFWKFVLKKEWNWLNIVKPPKVKTIPDILTPGEVEKLIGATRKLRYRVFLLTTYSMGLRLGEALSLQVRDIDAARKLVHIRRGKGHKDRLIPLPDRTLVGLRELWKRHQHPKLLFPNANGSLETIQKAKSHMDRGGVQNAMKAVVADCGIKKKFPYTLCATVLRPICLKRA, from the coding sequence ATGAACACATCCGAAGTAAACCGTTTTAACGAACTCTATGAGCGCCATTTAAAAACCCTTAGACTTCAGGGAAAGGCTCAAAAAACCATTGATGCTTATTCCAGGGCCATCCGGCGGGTAAGAGATTACTTTGACTGCTGCCCGGACAAACTTGAACCCGAACAACTTGAAGATTACTTTTCCGATTTGGTTGACTCTCATTCATGGAGTACAGTCAAAATTGATCGCCTTGGACTCCAGCATTTCTGGAAATTTGTTTTGAAAAAAGAATGGAATTGGTTGAATATTGTTAAGCCGCCTAAGGTTAAAACCATTCCGGACATTTTGACTCCTGGTGAGGTGGAAAAGCTCATCGGTGCGACACGCAAACTGCGTTACCGGGTTTTCCTGCTGACAACTTATTCCATGGGCCTGCGTTTGGGAGAGGCATTGTCCCTGCAAGTGAGAGATATTGATGCAGCACGAAAACTTGTCCATATCCGGAGAGGGAAAGGCCATAAAGACCGGCTAATTCCCTTACCGGACCGCACCCTGGTCGGACTGCGGGAACTATGGAAAAGACATCAACACCCCAAACTGCTTTTTCCCAATGCCAACGGTTCACTGGAAACCATCCAGAAGGCAAAATCTCATATGGACCGGGGTGGTGTCCAAAATGCCATGAAGGCTGTAGTCGCCGATTGCGGTATCAAAAAAAAGTTTCCATACACTCTTTGCGCCACAGTTTTGCGACCCATCTGCTTGAAAAGGGCTTAA
- a CDS encoding transposase, translated as MQVNIKTLIDDTQCYNTVRELRWPEGRQCPYCDSKRIIKRGFDEKEPARQRYECKNCGKRFDDLTGTIFAGHHQPLKVWILCLYFMGLNLSNKQIAKELDLDRTDVQRMTTQLREGVIKKSLK; from the coding sequence ATGCAAGTAAACATAAAGACTCTGATTGATGATACGCAATGTTACAACACTGTTCGGGAGTTGCGCTGGCCGGAAGGACGTCAATGTCCGTATTGTGATTCCAAACGAATAATCAAAAGGGGTTTTGATGAAAAAGAACCTGCCAGACAACGTTATGAATGTAAAAATTGCGGCAAACGGTTTGATGACCTTACAGGCACCATCTTCGCTGGACATCACCAACCCCTCAAGGTATGGATATTGTGTCTGTATTTCATGGGGTTGAACTTGTCCAACAAGCAAATTGCCAAAGAACTGGACCTGGACCGCACTGATGTTCAAAGGATGACCACCCAACTTCGTGAAGGCGTGATAAAAAAAAGCCTCAAGTAA
- a CDS encoding lipase family protein, with product MTCMLKKMLCASRCAEMLDPTATKFELPSGTLYSDYYEPVEWSEPPVAIIQGTNAALVGQADGNIIVAFRGTLSYGGNFENVFLSIMDWLEDANVQLIPQAGVQGKMHAGFLNAVQTIYSGIINEIEKLGFDKPVYITGHSKGAAMAVVFAALWHADNHPAPKGLNVFAAPRSGDKEFIAKFPYTIVPFQYIYDVVPYLPPFGPITNDIIDLVERLCDTNKDSLIAKLQKDYEYGVYQTIQLIKENEPIHEISGNNIFDEVIDVVEMAWHDITNASEIADQHSLDKGKGGYYGADYETVSVPASEDFG from the coding sequence ATGACCTGTATGCTGAAGAAAATGCTATGCGCAAGCCGATGCGCCGAAATGCTCGATCCCACGGCAACCAAGTTCGAGCTTCCATCGGGAACGCTTTATTCCGACTACTATGAACCGGTCGAGTGGTCAGAGCCCCCCGTTGCCATCATTCAGGGCACCAATGCCGCCCTTGTCGGCCAGGCTGATGGGAACATCATTGTGGCCTTCAGAGGAACCTTAAGTTATGGCGGAAACTTCGAAAACGTGTTTTTATCAATCATGGACTGGCTTGAAGATGCCAATGTTCAACTGATTCCTCAGGCCGGTGTTCAGGGCAAAATGCACGCGGGCTTCCTCAATGCGGTGCAAACGATTTATAGCGGCATCATTAACGAGATCGAAAAGCTTGGCTTCGATAAACCCGTCTATATTACGGGCCACAGTAAAGGAGCCGCCATGGCCGTTGTCTTTGCAGCCCTTTGGCATGCAGACAACCATCCGGCTCCCAAAGGACTAAATGTATTTGCAGCCCCGCGCAGTGGCGACAAGGAGTTCATTGCTAAGTTCCCGTATACAATTGTTCCATTCCAATACATTTATGATGTCGTGCCCTACCTGCCGCCCTTTGGGCCTATAACCAATGACATCATCGATTTGGTTGAACGCCTCTGTGACACGAACAAGGATTCCCTCATCGCAAAACTCCAGAAGGATTACGAATATGGTGTTTATCAAACCATTCAGCTCATCAAAGAGAATGAGCCGATCCACGAAATTTCTGGGAACAATATTTTCGATGAGGTTATCGATGTCGTCGAAATGGCGTGGCACGATATAACGAACGCGTCCGAAATTGCTGACCAGCACTCCTTAGACAAGGGAAAAGGCGGCTATTACGGTGCTGACTATGAAACTGTTTCTGTACCAGCCTCAGAAGACTTTGGCTAA
- a CDS encoding AbrB/MazE/SpoVT family DNA-binding domain-containing protein yields MTELIIKKWGNSLAARIPKVLADIIHLEKDQTVTIEAKDGRIIITPIKKKKNYTLDELLNQCDPKAVALDAEDKAWLNDKPVGKEW; encoded by the coding sequence ATGACAGAACTGATTATTAAAAAGTGGGGTAACAGCTTGGCAGCAAGGATACCAAAAGTGCTTGCTGATATAATCCACCTCGAAAAAGATCAGACCGTTACCATTGAGGCGAAAGACGGAAGGATTATTATTACCCCTATCAAGAAGAAAAAAAATTATACACTTGACGAGCTTTTAAACCAATGCGATCCCAAGGCTGTTGCCTTGGATGCCGAGGATAAGGCATGGTTGAACGACAAGCCTGTAGGAAAGGAATGGTAA
- a CDS encoding type II toxin-antitoxin system PemK/MazF family toxin, with the protein MAARSEKKVFIPERGDLVWTDFDPAAGHEQLGHRPALVLSPAVFNKKILLALVVPVTSRVRGHGFEVVLAGEKISGVVLCHQVKTIDFVERGLKFAEKASASVVSEALAKVRALITE; encoded by the coding sequence ATGGCTGCAAGATCTGAAAAAAAAGTGTTTATTCCTGAACGTGGCGATCTTGTCTGGACAGACTTTGACCCTGCCGCTGGTCACGAGCAACTGGGACATCGCCCGGCCCTGGTCCTTTCACCTGCAGTTTTCAATAAAAAAATTCTCCTGGCTTTGGTCGTCCCGGTCACAAGCAGGGTTCGGGGACATGGTTTTGAAGTAGTTTTAGCCGGAGAAAAGATTTCCGGTGTTGTTCTATGTCACCAGGTCAAGACAATTGATTTTGTGGAAAGAGGTTTAAAGTTTGCTGAAAAGGCCTCGGCCTCAGTAGTAAGTGAAGCTTTGGCTAAAGTAAGGGCACTTATAACAGAATAA
- a CDS encoding HAD family hydrolase codes for MNKLIIFDLDGTLADTRTDIGRAVNLVRTSYGLPEFPIDKIVGYVGGGRTQLMEKSLHDQPEKNIPEACNRFTEYYVRNLVVDTQLYDGVSDTIKDLWAKGFFLAVLSNKPGDMCRKITAFFGLNQYLITTLGGGDVSTVKPKPDGFYEVLRVARENGFNGKKENTWMVGDHHTDLQLALNVGINSIFCKFGFGSRLELNPDFEIEKFNEIKTIII; via the coding sequence GTGAACAAATTAATTATATTCGACTTAGACGGAACTTTGGCAGACACACGGACTGATATTGGGCGTGCTGTTAATTTGGTTCGCACGTCATACGGACTTCCTGAATTTCCTATAGATAAAATTGTAGGGTATGTTGGCGGCGGGCGCACCCAGTTGATGGAAAAATCACTCCATGACCAGCCTGAAAAAAATATACCCGAAGCGTGCAATCGATTTACCGAATATTATGTAAGAAATCTTGTTGTGGATACCCAGCTTTATGATGGCGTCTCAGACACGATAAAGGATCTCTGGGCTAAAGGATTTTTTTTGGCAGTTTTGTCCAACAAGCCCGGCGATATGTGCCGCAAAATTACCGCCTTTTTTGGACTGAATCAATATCTGATTACAACCTTGGGTGGCGGTGACGTTTCTACCGTAAAGCCTAAGCCAGATGGCTTTTATGAAGTGTTACGAGTTGCCAGGGAAAACGGCTTCAACGGAAAAAAAGAAAACACCTGGATGGTCGGCGATCATCATACCGATTTACAGCTTGCGCTGAATGTTGGGATCAACAGTATTTTTTGCAAGTTCGGTTTTGGAAGCAGGCTGGAATTGAACCCTGATTTTGAGATTGAAAAGTTCAACGAAATAAAAACAATCATAATCTGA
- a CDS encoding VOC family protein: protein MKYAHTNIAARDWKTLAAFYCAVFNCRIKPPERNYSGEWLDRATGLSEARLEGAHLLLPGFNDNGPTLEIFTYAEMVETADSMANHRGYTHIAFEVDDVRTVYDKALKEGGIPLGKVTEKPVPGIGTLVFVYFKDPEGNIIEILSWNRE, encoded by the coding sequence ATGAAGTACGCCCACACCAACATCGCAGCCCGGGACTGGAAGACCCTGGCCGCATTTTACTGCGCCGTTTTCAACTGTCGGATTAAGCCCCCGGAACGAAACTATTCCGGGGAATGGCTTGACCGGGCCACAGGGCTGTCCGAAGCACGCCTTGAAGGCGCGCACCTCCTTTTGCCCGGCTTCAACGATAACGGGCCTACCCTGGAGATCTTTACATATGCCGAGATGGTGGAGACCGCCGATTCTATGGCCAATCACCGTGGATATACCCATATTGCCTTTGAGGTGGATGATGTGAGAACGGTGTATGACAAGGCCCTGAAAGAGGGAGGCATCCCCCTTGGCAAGGTAACGGAAAAACCAGTGCCAGGAATCGGGACCCTAGTCTTTGTCTATTTTAAGGACCCCGAGGGCAATATCATTGAAATTCTCTCCTGGAACAGGGAATAA